One region of Pygocentrus nattereri isolate fPygNat1 chromosome 14, fPygNat1.pri, whole genome shotgun sequence genomic DNA includes:
- the tac4 gene encoding tachykinin-4 isoform X1, translating to MMVLLRLCVLVVVFYAQMDATVSAPSEDRTMWSMDNWQDEPEDSGLTLHFTDLLKRSKSQQFHGLMGRSSGLSQPPRLGRKRNKGEMFVGLMGRRSSNGDIQEELEKLKSYCADHINS from the exons ATGATGGTGCTTTTAAGGCTGTGTGTGCTGGTGGTGGTCTTCTACGCTCAGATGGATGCCACTGTGTCTGCTCCCAGCGAGGACAGGACCATGTGGTCCATGGATAACTGGCAG GATGAGCCAGAGGACAGCGGCTTAACTTTGCACTTCACTGACCTGCTGAAGCGTTCCAAATCACAGCAGTTCCACGGGTTGATGGGCCGGAGCTCAG gaCTCTCTCAGCCTCCACGACTCGGTAGGAAaa GAAATAAAGGAGAGATGTTTGTTGGACTGATGGGGAGAAGATCATCAAATGGAG ACATTCAAGAAGAACTGGAGAAACTGAAGTCATACTGTGCAGATCACATTAACAGTTAA
- the tac4 gene encoding tachykinin-4 isoform X2 — MMVLLRLCVLVVVFYAQMDATVSAPSEDRTMWSMDNWQDEPEDSGLTLHFTDLLKRSKSQQFHGLMGRSSGLSQPPRLGNKGEMFVGLMGRRSSNGDIQEELEKLKSYCADHINS; from the exons ATGATGGTGCTTTTAAGGCTGTGTGTGCTGGTGGTGGTCTTCTACGCTCAGATGGATGCCACTGTGTCTGCTCCCAGCGAGGACAGGACCATGTGGTCCATGGATAACTGGCAG GATGAGCCAGAGGACAGCGGCTTAACTTTGCACTTCACTGACCTGCTGAAGCGTTCCAAATCACAGCAGTTCCACGGGTTGATGGGCCGGAGCTCAG gaCTCTCTCAGCCTCCACGACTCG GAAATAAAGGAGAGATGTTTGTTGGACTGATGGGGAGAAGATCATCAAATGGAG ACATTCAAGAAGAACTGGAGAAACTGAAGTCATACTGTGCAGATCACATTAACAGTTAA
- the LOC108412730 gene encoding uncharacterized protein LOC108412730, translating into MSDSKTFELAVLGRPFQLGMLYDCRRDALIPGITLWDSETLMRNVNVRPQPNTEFKIIASDSSEEKLSALNVNASLEASFLCGLVSVKGSAQYLNDKKKSTRQSRVTLQYKSTTRFEQLTMEHLGIGNVKHCNVFEEGSATHVVTALLYGAQAFFVFDQEVSSNESHQEIHGNLQACIKNIPTISIEGQASLDMTDDENQRTNKFTCTFHGDFALESNPVSYQEAIKVYSQIPKLLGENGEHAVPVSAWLYPLRKLDTAAAQMVREISVGLVRGAQRIMDELDDADMQCQDLMKVDMAIQFPEIKAKLRKFKSLSSEYKLVFQKKLSKLLPSIRGGGKEEQDLVTLLTSKERSPFQSVLMSAYLNDREREMNIIRSYLEIMREVPVLSSSKDLDKAVLKANTDYVVAFAFSSLKEEESYLLDLENYLKEVSRSGEEHFSYEATAPKKSEQWFCSKDVSALTRQNIQLFLDFKRSNNGRQNIDFFIVSIPDNHVTASSIHVYEKGICLSSEFELPSEPHVPSFLRAEHDQIHLQIKPPAHGISSVESYCVSHQTVQSSDWTEVTTEGNSLSVTIKQLEPNEEYRFKCKAVCRPGVSLSSEETAFFKTHPCGPPGPLKLKSKESDKITITWDMPTSIGKDIQVIGYVVEFQEQPKKEQIAEVWESIRIANRQCTIQGLRADTDYRIRVLANCAPAGMSLPTPESMFTTTKLSDKSVQMKSAEASSQLFLEKSFLLKKGNPSIYVLNQEKKFRENEQFNQYAFGRKVEQGQNKVLLLLGSTGAGKTTLVNAMVNYILGVKWQEHHRFKLIHEVTNRTQAESQTSEVTSYELYNQPGFQVPYSLTIVDTPGFGDTRGMDQDKLIIEKMKSFLCSPLGINHINAVCFVVQASLARLSAAQKYIFDSVLSIFGKDVAENIIILVTFADGKDIPVLQAIKAAGLPCHKDSKGSPTHFRFNNSVIYTQKKVKNTSESDSGEDDAEEEDDEKLKEIVWTSNFKQMSKFFIKTLGVLNSKDLTLTKEVLEERERLEKAMADLTPQITAGLSMLNRIKAFKEGLKSESSNMKQNENFEQEVPVLKAKRTPVNCYTVNCSKCLFTCHSNCFLPEDDPLSTCAAMDEAGHCTVCSGLCNHSAHIKEKALWTYETKMEKQTIDELKENFMKAKGKFMNTKQMLDELESEFDVIEEKLRQLIKLSSSCLQRLNAIALKPTSLSTREYIEILIKTEKEEKKPGFEDRILGLEKIKQECIILDKIAKGEDLLESEQQVIAERKRRLKTVAMKAKKIKDVVRQWEKVTKPE; encoded by the exons ATGTCCGACTCAAAGACCTTTGAATTAGCTGTTCTTGGCCGACCTTTCCAGTTGGGAATGCTGTATGACTGCCGCAGAGATGCCCTCATTCCAG GGATCACACTCTGGGATTCGGAGACGCTGATGAGAAATGTAAATGTGCgtccacagcccaacactgaaTTCAAAATCATTGCATCAGATTCCTCTGAAGAAAAGTTGTCAGCTCTGAATGTGAATGCGTCTCTTGAGGCTAGCTTTCTGTGTGGGTTAGTCAGTGTGAAAGGTTCAGCTCAATATttgaatgataaaaaaaaatcaacgcGCCAGTCTCGAGTCACCCTACAGTACAAATCTACTACACGCTTTGAGCAGCTGACCATGGAGCATCTTGGGATAGGAAACGTTAAGCATTGTAATGTATTTGAGGAGGGCTCCGCCACACATGTGGTCACTGCCTTGCTGTATGGAGCCCaggcattttttgtttttgaccaaGAGGTTTCGTCCAATGAAAGTCACCAAGAAATACACGGGAACCTACAGGCATGTATCAAAAACATTCCAACAATATCAATTGAAGGTCAGGCTTCTTTGGACATGACTGATGATGAAAATCAGCGCACCAATAAATTTACCTGTACCTTTCATGGAGATTTTGCTCTGGAAAGTAATCCAGTTTCTTACCAAGAAGCCATTAAGGTATACTCCCAAATCCCAAAGCTTTTGGGGGAAAATGGAGAACATGCAGTGCCTGTATCTGCATGGCTCTACCCCCTGAGGAAACTGGACACAGCAGCGGCCCAGATGGTCAGGGAGATAAGCGTTGGTCTGGTACGGGGTGCCCAGCGCATCATGGATGAACTGGATGATGCTGATATGCAGTGTCAGGACCTGATGAAAGTTGACATGGCTATTCAGTTTCCAGAAATCAAGGCAAAGCTCAGGAAATTCAAAAGCTTGAGTTCGGAGTATAAACTGGTGTTCCAGAAAAAGCTCAGCAAACTTCTTCCATCTATAAGAGGTGGAGGTAAGGAGGAACAAGATTTGGTGACCTTACTAACCTCGAAGGAAAGATCCCCATTCCAAAGTGTCCTGATGTCTGCTTACCTAAATGACAGAGAACGGGAAATGAATATCATCAGATCCTACTTGGAGATCATGAGAGAAGTCCCAGTCCTTTCCTCCAGCAAGGATTTGGACAAAGCAGTGCTGAAGGCCAACACTGACTATGTAGTGGCTTTTGCATTCTCCTCtctaaaagaagaagaatcataCCTTTTGGACCTGGAGAACTATCTAAAGGAAGTGTCAAGGAGTGGTGAGGAACACTTTTCCTATGAGGCAACTGCCCCAAAAAAGTCTGAACAATGGTTTTGCTCAAAGGATGTGTCTGCACTTACCAGGCAGAACATCCAGCTATTTCTAGACTTCAAAAGATCCAACAATGGAAGACAAAATATAGATTTCTTCATTGTTTCCATTCCAGACAATCATGTTACAGCCTCATCAATCCATGTTTATGAGAAAGGCATATGCCTCAGCTCTGAGTTTGAACTTCCATCTGAGCCCCATGTGCCCTCTTTCTTGAGAGCTGAGCATGACCAAATCCACTTGCAAATCAAGCCCCCAGCTCACGGCATTAGTAGTGTGGAGTCCTATTGTGTCTCCCATCAGACGGTGCAAAGCTCAGACTGGACTGAGGTGACCACTGAGGGGAATTCTCTCAGTGTTACAATCAAGCAGCTGGAGCCAAATGAAGAGTATCGCTTCAAATGCAAGGCTGTGTGCCGACCAGGGGTGAGCCTCAGTAGCGAGGAAACTGCATTTTTCAAAACTCATCCATGCGGGCCTCCTGGACCACTCAAATTGAAATCTAAGGAGTCTGATAAAATAACAATCACATGGGACATGCCTACATCTATTGGAAAGGACATCCAGGTCATCGGGTATGTGGTGGAATTCCAGGAGCAACCGAAAAAAGAGCAGATAGCCGAAGTGTGGGAGTCTATAAGGATTGCGAACAGACAGTGCACAATTCAGGGACTGAGAGCAGACACCGATTATAGGATCAGGGTTTTGGCCAACTGTGCTCCTGCAGGAATGAGCCTTCCCACCCCTGAATCTATGTTTACGACTACTAAACTGTCTGACAAATCGGTGCAGATGAAGTCAGCTGAGGCCAGTAGTCAGCTATTTTTGGAGAAATCCTTTCTCCTGAAGAAAGGCAATCCTTCCATCTATGTTCTGAACCAGGAAAAAAAATTTCGTGAGAATGAGCAATTTAATCAGTatgcctttggaagaaaagtaGAGCAAGGGCAAAACAAAGTGCTCCTGCTGTTAGGGTCTACTGGTGCTGGTAAAACTACGCTTGTAAATGCTATGGTCAATTACATTCTTGGCGTGAAGTGGCAGGAACATCATCGCTTCAAACTGATCCATGAAGTCACCAATCGCACACAAGCAGAAAGTCAGACATCTGAGGTGACATCATATGAGCTGTATAATCAACCAGGCTTCCAGGTCCCCTACTCTCTGACCATTGTGGACACTCCAGGATTTGGAGACACACGTGGAATGGACCAGGATAAACTTATCATTGAGAAGATGAAGAGTTTCCTTTGCAGTCCTTTGGGGATCAACCATATTAATGCCGTCTGCTTTGTCGTTCAAGCCTCCCTTGCCCGCCTTAGTGCTGCCCAGAAGTACATCTTTGACTCTGTCCTCTCGATCTTTGGCAAAGATGTTGCAGAGAACATAATAATACTGGTGACATTTGCAGATGGGAAAGATATCCCAGTCCTTCAGGCCATCAAGGCAGCAGGTTTGCCATGCCACAAAGATAGCAAGGGCTCTCCCACTCACTTTAGGTTCAACAACTCAGTAATATACACCCAGAAGAAGGTGAAAAATACCTCTGAAAGTGATTCGGGTGAAGATGATGCGGAGGAGGAAGACGatgagaagctgaaggagattGTTTGGACCTCCAACTTCAAACAAATGAGcaagtttttcattaaaactctTGGAGTCCTCAACAGCAAGGATCTGACATTGACTAAAGAGGTCTTGGAGGAGCGAGAGCGTCTCGAAAAAGCCATGGCTGACCTGACCCCACAAATCACTGCTGGTCTTTCTATGCTAAATCGGATCAAAGCTTTCAAAGAGGGCTTGAAGAGCGAGAGCTCAAACATGAAGCAAAATGAGAACTTTGAGCAAGAGGTGCCAGTTCTCAAGGCAAAGAGAACACCAGTTAATTGCTACACCGTGAACTGCAGCAAATGCCTGTTCACATGTCACTCTAACTGCTTCCTCCCTGAAGATGATCCTTTAAGCACTTGTGCCGCAATGGACGAGGCTGGACACTGCACCGTCTGTTCTGGCTTATGCAATCATTCTGCTCACATAAAGGAAAAAGCCTTGTGGACTTAcgaaacaaaaatggagaagcAAACCATCGATGAGCTGAAGGAGAACTTCATGAAAGCTAAAGGGAAATTCATGAACACCAAGCAAATGCTGGATGAGCTTGAATCTGAATTTGATGTAATTGAGGAAAAGCTCAGGCAGCTCATTAAACTGTCCTCCAGTTGCCTTCAGAGGCTAAATGCGATCGCGCTGAAGCCAACATCCCTGTCCACAAGGGAGTACATTGAAATTCTCATTAagacagaaaaggaggagaagaagccTGGATTCGAGGACCGCATACTTGGGCTGGAAAAAATTAAGCAAGAGTGTATCATTTTGGACAAAATTGCAAAGGGAGAGGATCTGCTGGAAAGTGAGCAACAAGTCATTGCGGAGAGAAAGAGACGTCTGAAGACGGTCGCAATGAAGGCTAAAAAAATCAAGGATGTTGTAAGACAGTGGGAGAAGGTAACTAAGCCCGAGTAA
- the LOC108412731 gene encoding putative uncharacterized protein DDB_G0271982 has product MCWMQKLISLVFLSEQSTISSHQSNTQTPKMGNDSSCDDQVRRAQEETRQQERARLEELQRQWESQRLQLERQRELERQQERERELQQERERQQERECQLQRERQWERERWNLEQEQRRLQQEKEMIERLQSEREEEQRKVIEQQRATEQKEKERIQKKLSA; this is encoded by the exons ATGTGCTGGATGCAGAAGCTGATTTCTTTG GTTTTCCTCTCAGAGCAGAGCACAATCTCAAGTCATCAGAGTAACACACAGACACCGAAAATGGGCAATGACTCCTCATGCGATGATCAGGTGAGACGGGCACAAGAGGAGACGCGTCAGCAGGAGAGGGCACGTCTGGAGGAGCTGCAGCGTCAGTGGGAGTCGCAGCGTCTGCAGTTGGAACGTCAGCGGGAGTTGGAGCGTCAGCAGGAACGGGAGCGGGAGCTTCAGCAGGAGCGGGAGCGTCAGCAGGAGCGGGAGTGTCAGCTGCAGCGGGAGCgtcagtgggagagagagcgcTGGAATTTGGAACAAGAGCAGCGGAGACtgcagcaagagaaagaaatgataGAAAGATTGCAAAGCGAGCGAGAGGAGGAGCAGAGGAAAGTGATAGAGCAGCAGCGAGCAACAGAAcagaaggaaaaggagagaaTCCAGAAGAAATTAAGTGCTTAA